One part of the Magallana gigas chromosome 5, xbMagGiga1.1, whole genome shotgun sequence genome encodes these proteins:
- the LOC136275581 gene encoding nuclear apoptosis-inducing factor 1-like has translation MSRPKRSPNFTNAEIIILTEEVEKRKDIIFSKHNSTVTNQAKKREWDLIGTKVNSANSSFSRTADDLKKKWSVLCSDTKKKISKIKREERKTGGGKLPADCFVTPVEDKIQSIIGETAISGIHGGH, from the coding sequence ATGTCTCGACCAAAGAGAAGCCCGAATTTTACAAACGCAGAGATTATCATCTTAACAGAAGAAGTGGAGAAAAGAAAAGATATTATATTCTCCAAACACAACTCAACTGTGACAAATCAGGCGAAAAAACGGGAATGGGACTTAATTGGTACAAAAGTGAATTCGGCTAACAGCTCATTTTCACGTACAGCAGACGACCTCAAAAAGAAATGGAGTGTCCTCTGCAGTgacacaaagaaaaaaatttccaaaattaaaCGAGAGGAAAGAAAAACCGGTGGTGGTAAATTGCCGGCGGATTGTTTTGTTACCCCTGTAGAGGACAAGATCCAGTCTATCATTGGAGAAACTGCGATATCAGGGATACACGGGGGGCATTGA
- the LOC105338515 gene encoding uncharacterized protein isoform X2, with translation MSHLFIFNLRILCIYLLGHFVEYCSPAEDCEWSAWTVPDSDKFQHRAKDCDGKVEIESRNCKITTCSISNGKNRTNENLPETTSIEHVDLPNHSGGSFSVKDTATLPTTKHHGNLSQNSTLPSEETVGSNNHNRSISATTQINWHGKLDDNKGKTKLKNNTDSNSTTAKTMIISETKSDEKNQGKLETASVTEDVIVLRNVSPKGFRYVKECLISVLALILVIAVTALWCERQKRLKCERERLYIFSLPQNTALTSSEEDDTRYNAMTDFTRLFSSSSAERLSSCVYQDITDMVSSEFSSPRSTYQQIPFRHSKQSNSGETKSQDLTSFI, from the exons ATGTCGCatcttttcatatttaatctGAGAATTTTATGCATCTACTTACTGGGACATTTTGTTGAATACTGCTCACCTGCTGAAGATTGCGAATGGTCTGCGTGGACCGTACCAGACAGTGACAAATTCCAACATCGCGCTAAAGATTGTGATGGCAAAGTGGAAATTGAGAGTCGGAATTGCAAAATCACTACTTGTAGCATATCAAATG GCAAAAATAGAACAAATGAGAACCTTCCCGAGACCACGTCCATAGAGCATGTCGATCTACCAAACCACTCTGGCGGTTCTTTTAGTGTCAAAGACACCGCCACATTACCGACCACAAAGCACCACGGAAACCTATCACAGAACTCTACATTACCCAGTGAGGAAACTGTAGGTAGTAACAACCACAACAGATCAATATCAGCGACAACTCAAATAAACTGGCATGGCAAGTTAGATGATAATAAGGGTAAAACCAAACTGAAGAATAATACAGACAGCAATTCAACAACAGCGAAAACCATGATCATTTCGGAAACCAAGTCAGATGAAAAGAATCAAGGCAAACTGGAGACGGCCTCGGTTACTGAAGATGTAATCGTTTTGAGAAATGTTTCCCCTAAAG GTTTTCGATACGTTAAAGAATGCCTTATATCAGTATTGGCCTTGATCCTGGTAATTGCTGTGACCGCTCTTTGGTGTGAAAGGCAAAAGAG ATTAAAATGTGAAAGAGAgcgtttgtatattttttctttaccccAAAACACCGCACTGACATCCTCGGAGGAGGACGACACTCGCTACAACGCAATGACCGATTTCACCAGGCTCTTTTCAAGCTCCAGCGCGGAGAGATTATCTTCCTGTGTTTACCAAGACATAACGGACATGGTTTCCTCGGAATTTTCTTCGCCAAGATCGACATATCAGCAAATACCATTCAGACATTCCAAACAGTCGAATTCTGGGGAGACAAAAAGCCAAGACCTTACTTCATTTATATAA
- the LOC136275262 gene encoding myb/SANT-like DNA-binding domain-containing protein 4, with the protein MNGCTSLSSPCKKSVLTRIHAFVFTKSHHNVSTKGSPNFTNAEIIILTEEVEKRKDIIFSKHNSTVTNQAKKREWDLICTKVNSVNSSFSRTADDLKKKWSVLCSDTKKKISKIKREERKTGGGKLPADCFVTPVEDKIQSIIGETAISGIDGGIDTLVVDKEQNESDDMQGRGGLIITEAPAAEELPESPAHSSLNDTPTSSSIIPTSTFISAKKRKIDKTPSLELIEVEKERLEIEKNRLEVEKKRLHIEEQRLVIEQTRLQLEQEKHSIKLCQLGIISNATITSQQ; encoded by the exons ATGAATGGGTGCACTTCTTTGTCTAGTCCTTGTAAAAAGTCCGTGCTTACACGTATACATGCTTTCGTATTTACAAAATCACACCACAATGTCTCGACCAAAGGAAGTCCGAATTTTACAAACGCGGAGATTATCATCTTAACAGAAGAAGTGGAGAAAAGAAAAGATATTATATTCTCCAAACACAACTCAACTGTGACAAATCAGGCGAAAAAACGGGAATGGGacttaatttgtacaaaagtgAATTCGGTTAACAGCTCATTTTCACGTACAGCAGACGACCTCAAAAAGAAATGGAGTGTCCTCTGCAGTgacacaaagaaaaaaatttccaaaattaaaCGAGAGGAAAGAAAAACCGGTGGTGGTAAATTGCCGGCGGATTGTTTTGTTACCCCTGTAGAGGACAAGATCCAGTCAATCATTGGAGAAACTGCGATATCAGGGATAGACGGGGGCATCGACACTCTTGTTGTTGACAAGGAGCAAA ATGAATCCGATGATATGCAAGGAAGAGGTGGGCTCATCATAACAGAAGCTCCAGCAGCCGAGGAGTTACCGGAATCACCAGCACACTCTTCTCTGAATGACACACCAACATCAAGTTCAATCATACCTACATCAACCTTCATAAGcg caAAGAAACGTAAGATTGACAAAACGCCATCACTAGAACTGATTGAAGTTGAAAAAGAAAGATTAGAAATAGAGAAGAATAGGCTGGAAGTTGAAAAGAAAAGGCTGCATATTGAAGAACAAAGGCTCGTTATCGAACAAACAAGACTGCAGTTGGAGCAAGAGAAACACAGCATAAAACTTTGTCAGCTTGGAATTATTTCCAATGCCACAATCACTTCACagcaataa
- the LOC105338515 gene encoding uncharacterized protein isoform X1 yields the protein MSHLFIFNLRILCIYLLGHFVEYCSPAEDCEWSAWTVPDSDKFQHRAKDCDGKVEIESRNCKITTCSISNGKNRTNENLPETTSIEHVDLPNHSGGSFSVKDTATLPTTKHHGNLSQNSTLPSEETVGSNNHNRSISATTQINWHGKLDDNKGKTKLKNNTDSNSTTAKTMIISETKSDEKNQGKLETASVTEDVIVLRNVSPKGDFGYAACEQRKEQELNGFRYVKECLISVLALILVIAVTALWCERQKRLKCERERLYIFSLPQNTALTSSEEDDTRYNAMTDFTRLFSSSSAERLSSCVYQDITDMVSSEFSSPRSTYQQIPFRHSKQSNSGETKSQDLTSFI from the exons ATGTCGCatcttttcatatttaatctGAGAATTTTATGCATCTACTTACTGGGACATTTTGTTGAATACTGCTCACCTGCTGAAGATTGCGAATGGTCTGCGTGGACCGTACCAGACAGTGACAAATTCCAACATCGCGCTAAAGATTGTGATGGCAAAGTGGAAATTGAGAGTCGGAATTGCAAAATCACTACTTGTAGCATATCAAATG GCAAAAATAGAACAAATGAGAACCTTCCCGAGACCACGTCCATAGAGCATGTCGATCTACCAAACCACTCTGGCGGTTCTTTTAGTGTCAAAGACACCGCCACATTACCGACCACAAAGCACCACGGAAACCTATCACAGAACTCTACATTACCCAGTGAGGAAACTGTAGGTAGTAACAACCACAACAGATCAATATCAGCGACAACTCAAATAAACTGGCATGGCAAGTTAGATGATAATAAGGGTAAAACCAAACTGAAGAATAATACAGACAGCAATTCAACAACAGCGAAAACCATGATCATTTCGGAAACCAAGTCAGATGAAAAGAATCAAGGCAAACTGGAGACGGCCTCGGTTACTGAAGATGTAATCGTTTTGAGAAATGTTTCCCCTAAAG GTGATTTCGGATATGCAGCATGTGAACAACGAAAAGAGCAAGAACTCAATG GTTTTCGATACGTTAAAGAATGCCTTATATCAGTATTGGCCTTGATCCTGGTAATTGCTGTGACCGCTCTTTGGTGTGAAAGGCAAAAGAG ATTAAAATGTGAAAGAGAgcgtttgtatattttttctttaccccAAAACACCGCACTGACATCCTCGGAGGAGGACGACACTCGCTACAACGCAATGACCGATTTCACCAGGCTCTTTTCAAGCTCCAGCGCGGAGAGATTATCTTCCTGTGTTTACCAAGACATAACGGACATGGTTTCCTCGGAATTTTCTTCGCCAAGATCGACATATCAGCAAATACCATTCAGACATTCCAAACAGTCGAATTCTGGGGAGACAAAAAGCCAAGACCTTACTTCATTTATATAA